In the genome of Halapricum salinum, one region contains:
- a CDS encoding magnesium transporter, with protein MTRRSVAVEAYKEGVPALSASLVGGLLAGVVLGGMRSDLQTIDGLLVLVPALLATRGNVYGSLGARIATALHQGLLEPRVSEADDALLRAVAAAISNGLLASVFAAVVATLALLSLGRPSAGLFTFAAISIVAGLLSGIALATTVVFVVFAGYRRGYNPDTLVGPLVTTAGDVFGMAALLLAVRVVILLGGG; from the coding sequence ATGACGCGCCGGTCGGTCGCCGTTGAGGCCTACAAAGAGGGGGTGCCCGCGCTATCGGCGAGTCTCGTCGGCGGCCTGTTGGCAGGAGTCGTGCTCGGCGGGATGCGGAGCGATCTCCAGACGATCGACGGCCTGCTGGTGCTCGTGCCCGCGTTGCTGGCGACCCGGGGGAACGTCTACGGCTCGCTCGGCGCGCGGATCGCCACCGCCCTCCACCAAGGGTTGCTCGAACCCCGGGTAAGCGAGGCCGACGACGCCCTCCTCCGGGCGGTCGCCGCCGCGATCTCGAACGGACTCCTGGCGAGCGTCTTCGCCGCCGTCGTCGCGACGCTGGCGCTGCTCTCGCTGGGACGGCCGAGCGCCGGTCTCTTCACTTTCGCGGCCATCTCCATTGTCGCCGGCCTCCTGTCGGGGATCGCGCTGGCGACGACGGTCGTCTTCGTGGTATTCGCCGGCTATCGCCGCGGCTACAACCCTGACACGCTCGTCGGCCCGCTGGTCACGACTGCAGGCGATGTCTTCGGCATGGCCGCGCTACTGCTCGCGGTCCGGGTCGTCATCCTGCTGGGAGGTGGCTGA
- a CDS encoding cupin domain-containing protein yields the protein MGYSVVDPDELEPTEDYHCDRRSITGASGLANLHLARYTMAPGEQLAREYHYHELREEAFYVLEGTLHVETPETEYVVESESVLVAEPDSPHRAYNPARAEEPVTVLGVGAPRSDPAIPFDPDD from the coding sequence ATGGGCTACAGCGTCGTCGACCCCGACGAACTCGAACCGACCGAGGACTACCACTGCGATCGGCGCTCGATCACCGGCGCGTCCGGGCTGGCGAACCTCCATCTCGCCCGCTACACGATGGCTCCGGGCGAGCAACTCGCCCGGGAGTACCACTACCACGAACTCCGCGAGGAAGCGTTCTACGTCCTCGAGGGGACGCTGCATGTCGAGACGCCAGAGACGGAGTACGTCGTCGAGTCCGAGTCGGTGTTGGTCGCCGAACCCGACAGCCCCCACCGGGCGTACAACCCCGCGCGTGCCGAGGAGCCGGTGACCGTCCTCGGCGTCGGCGCACCGCGGTCGGACCCGGCGATCCCCTTCGATCCCGACGACTGA
- a CDS encoding FAD-dependent oxidoreductase translates to MSTDADVVVVGGGVAGLMAATYTARHDFETLVFDTGESILRRNAHLENVPGFPAGINARLWLDLLVEQATEAGATIIEAEVTSVTDTERDVFRVETDDEVVTAKWVVLASKNDVSYLDVEGVGVIDRGKDYVDVDERGRTGVEGLFAAGRLAEKPHQAAVCAGHGAEVAVTLLEDAEVGFYHDWVAPEGYFTGRGRDVPPGCEEIDEAEWVRREQQSLEAMRERLATPDLERPEQHPSVVEEE, encoded by the coding sequence ATGAGTACAGACGCAGACGTCGTCGTCGTCGGCGGCGGCGTCGCCGGCCTGATGGCCGCGACCTACACCGCTCGCCACGACTTCGAGACACTGGTGTTCGACACCGGCGAGTCGATCCTCCGGCGAAACGCCCACCTCGAAAACGTCCCCGGCTTCCCAGCAGGAATCAACGCCCGCCTCTGGCTCGACCTGCTCGTCGAGCAGGCCACCGAGGCTGGCGCGACGATCATCGAGGCCGAAGTGACTAGCGTGACCGACACCGAGAGGGATGTGTTTCGGGTCGAGACCGACGACGAGGTGGTCACTGCCAAGTGGGTCGTCCTCGCGAGCAAGAACGACGTCTCGTATCTCGATGTCGAGGGCGTGGGCGTAATCGACCGCGGGAAGGACTACGTCGACGTCGACGAACGCGGGCGCACAGGCGTCGAGGGTCTCTTTGCGGCGGGCCGACTGGCAGAGAAACCACACCAGGCCGCGGTCTGTGCCGGTCACGGCGCGGAGGTGGCGGTCACGCTGCTCGAAGATGCCGAGGTCGGCTTCTACCACGACTGGGTCGCGCCTGAGGGGTACTTCACCGGCCGTGGGCGTGACGTTCCGCCAGGGTGTGAGGAGATCGACGAGGCAGAGTGGGTGCGCCGTGAGCAGCAGTCGCTGGAGGCGATGCGTGAGCGACTGGCTACCCCGGATCTCGAACGGCCGGAACAGCATCCGAGCGTGGTCGAGGAAGAGTGA
- a CDS encoding NAD(P)/FAD-dependent oxidoreductase: MTERIVIVGGGTGGTVLANRLTDRLEPELDRGDVEVVLVNDGENQYYKPAYLYVPFGKKDVSEATKPLTDLLPRSVEFWNARVTEVDTDAQRVVLDNRRGLSYDHLVLATGANLVPEEVPGLVDGGHHFYSPEGAEALREELADFREGHLVLSVIGVPHMCPAAPVEFVLMVDDWLRQRGLREDVELTYTYPIQRAHGLQSVAEWVTPIFEERGIELETFFNAETVDPDAQVLETMEGKELDYDLLVAIPPHDGSDLVREAGLGEDGWVEVDRHTLEAEHAADVYAIGDVADVPTSKAGSVAHYEAGTVADRISSRVRGQTPTATFDGKTVCFIETGMDEATFVEFAYGDEPTMREPSKPIHWAKLGYNESYWLTARGLI; encoded by the coding sequence ATGACCGAACGGATCGTGATCGTCGGTGGCGGGACCGGCGGGACGGTGCTCGCGAACCGACTGACAGACCGCCTCGAACCCGAACTGGATCGTGGAGACGTCGAGGTCGTGCTGGTCAACGACGGCGAGAACCAGTACTACAAGCCGGCGTACCTGTACGTCCCCTTCGGGAAGAAGGATGTCTCTGAGGCCACGAAACCCCTCACCGACTTGCTCCCCCGGAGCGTCGAGTTCTGGAACGCACGGGTGACTGAGGTCGACACCGACGCCCAGCGCGTCGTCCTCGATAACCGACGTGGGCTGTCCTACGACCATCTCGTACTGGCGACGGGCGCGAATCTCGTGCCCGAGGAAGTGCCCGGCCTCGTCGACGGTGGCCACCACTTCTACAGCCCGGAGGGAGCCGAGGCACTGCGCGAGGAACTGGCCGACTTCCGTGAGGGCCACCTCGTGTTGAGCGTGATCGGTGTCCCGCACATGTGCCCGGCTGCGCCCGTCGAGTTCGTGCTGATGGTCGACGACTGGCTGCGACAGCGTGGGCTGCGCGAAGACGTCGAGTTGACCTACACCTACCCGATCCAGCGCGCCCACGGCCTCCAGTCGGTGGCCGAGTGGGTCACGCCCATTTTCGAGGAACGCGGGATCGAACTGGAGACGTTCTTCAACGCCGAAACAGTCGATCCCGACGCTCAGGTGCTGGAGACGATGGAGGGCAAGGAGCTGGACTACGACCTGCTCGTGGCGATCCCGCCCCACGACGGCAGCGACCTCGTGCGTGAGGCCGGTCTTGGCGAAGACGGCTGGGTCGAAGTCGACAGACACACCCTGGAAGCAGAACACGCCGCGGACGTCTACGCTATCGGTGACGTCGCAGACGTGCCGACCTCCAAAGCAGGGAGCGTCGCCCACTACGAGGCCGGGACCGTGGCCGATCGGATCAGTAGCCGGGTCCGCGGCCAGACTCCGACCGCGACCTTCGACGGCAAGACGGTCTGCTTCATCGAGACCGGGATGGACGAGGCCACCTTCGTCGAGTTCGCTTACGGCGACGAGCCGACGATGCGCGAGCCCTCGAAACCGATCCACTGGGCGAAACTGGGCTACAACGAGTCGTACTGGCTGACTGCCCGGGGGCTGATCTGA
- a CDS encoding magnesium transporter yields MATTDWTVRAITRAMLPVLLVLTVIEIGSGLVLGTFEGDLLRYPSLLILVPVTIGTAGNLGSILAARLSTAFHLGTLSFAPDDDMLAGNALATVALALTVFPIIGVGAWGLAVVTGGARLTAGTVVLVAVSSGAILAVLAVVVTAIATYAAYRRGLDPDDVVIPVVTNTCDVLGVVVLFAVVRIVIG; encoded by the coding sequence ATGGCGACGACCGACTGGACGGTGCGGGCGATCACGCGCGCCATGCTGCCCGTATTGCTCGTGCTCACCGTCATCGAGATCGGGAGTGGGCTCGTCCTCGGAACCTTCGAGGGCGATCTCCTCCGCTATCCCTCACTCCTCATTCTCGTCCCGGTGACGATCGGCACGGCCGGCAATCTCGGCTCGATCCTCGCCGCCCGGCTCTCGACGGCGTTTCACCTCGGGACCCTCTCGTTTGCGCCCGACGACGACATGCTCGCCGGCAACGCACTCGCGACCGTCGCGCTCGCGTTGACGGTCTTCCCGATAATCGGCGTGGGGGCGTGGGGACTGGCCGTGGTGACTGGTGGTGCGAGACTCACAGCAGGGACGGTCGTCCTCGTAGCTGTTTCGAGTGGTGCGATCCTGGCAGTGCTGGCAGTCGTCGTCACGGCGATCGCGACCTACGCGGCCTACCGGCGCGGGCTCGACCCCGACGACGTGGTCATTCCCGTAGTCACGAACACCTGTGACGTGCTGGGCGTGGTCGTGCTCTTTGCGGTCGTGCGGATCGTGATCGGCTGA
- a CDS encoding signal recognition particle protein Srp54, translating into MVLDDLGKSLRGALDDLRGKSRIDEEDVDAVVKEIQRSLLQADVDVDLVMSLSDSIKSRALDEEPPQGTSARDWVLRIVYEELVELVGESTDLPLENQTIMLAGLYGSGKTTTAAKMAWWFSTKGLRPAIIQTDTDRPGAYDQSKEMADRAEVDFYGDPDEDDPVKIAREGLEATESADVRIVDTAGRDGLNEELIAQIERIEQEVNPDRNLLVLDAAMGQSAKSQARDFQEAIGIEGVVITKLDGTAKGGGALAAVDETDSTIAFLGTGETVQDIERFEPDGFISRLLGMGDLKQLTERVERAMEATQDEDEDWDPEDMMEGEFTLYDMQKQMEAMNNMGPLSQVMDMIPGMGGGIMDQLPDNAMDVTEERMRDFQVIMDSMTEGEMENPRVVGKSRIERIARGSGKPEERIRELLEQHKMMERTLKQFQGMGDADMERMMKQMQQGGGGGGGMGGMGGGPGGPFGD; encoded by the coding sequence ATGGTACTCGACGATCTCGGAAAATCTCTCCGCGGGGCCCTGGACGATCTCCGGGGCAAGTCCCGCATCGACGAGGAAGACGTCGACGCCGTCGTCAAGGAGATCCAGCGATCGCTCCTGCAGGCCGACGTCGACGTCGACCTCGTCATGTCCCTCTCGGACAGCATCAAGTCCCGCGCCCTCGACGAAGAACCACCGCAGGGCACCTCTGCCCGTGACTGGGTCCTCCGTATCGTCTACGAGGAACTGGTCGAACTCGTCGGGGAGTCGACGGACCTCCCCTTAGAGAACCAGACGATCATGCTCGCCGGCCTCTACGGGTCGGGGAAGACGACCACGGCTGCGAAGATGGCCTGGTGGTTCTCGACGAAAGGCCTGCGGCCAGCGATCATCCAGACCGACACCGACCGACCAGGCGCGTACGACCAGTCCAAGGAGATGGCCGACCGCGCCGAGGTCGACTTCTACGGCGATCCCGACGAGGACGACCCCGTCAAGATCGCCCGCGAGGGTCTGGAAGCCACCGAGAGCGCCGACGTTCGGATCGTCGACACGGCCGGTCGAGACGGCCTCAACGAGGAACTGATCGCCCAGATCGAGCGCATCGAGCAGGAAGTGAACCCCGATCGCAATCTCCTGGTGCTGGACGCCGCGATGGGCCAGAGTGCGAAGAGTCAGGCGCGGGACTTCCAGGAGGCCATCGGCATCGAGGGCGTCGTCATCACCAAGCTGGACGGCACAGCCAAAGGTGGGGGCGCACTCGCCGCCGTCGACGAGACCGACTCGACCATCGCGTTCCTCGGGACCGGCGAGACGGTGCAAGATATCGAGCGCTTCGAGCCGGACGGCTTCATCTCCCGGTTGCTCGGGATGGGCGACCTCAAACAGCTGACCGAGCGCGTCGAGCGCGCGATGGAGGCGACTCAGGACGAGGACGAGGACTGGGATCCCGAGGACATGATGGAGGGGGAGTTCACCCTCTACGACATGCAAAAGCAGATGGAGGCGATGAACAACATGGGACCGCTCAGTCAGGTCATGGACATGATCCCCGGGATGGGCGGCGGGATCATGGATCAACTCCCGGACAACGCCATGGACGTCACCGAAGAGCGCATGCGTGACTTCCAGGTCATCATGGACTCGATGACCGAGGGAGAGATGGAGAATCCGAGAGTTGTGGGCAAATCACGCATCGAGCGCATCGCCCGCGGCTCCGGGAAACCGGAAGAGCGAATCCGTGAGTTGCTCGAACAGCACAAGATGATGGAGCGCACCCTGAAGCAGTTCCAGGGCATGGGCGACGCCGACATGGAACGCATGATGAAACAGATGCAGCAGGGCGGCGGCGGCGGTGGCGGCATGGGCGGCATGGGCGGCGGTCCTGGTGGGCCGTTCGGGGACTGA
- a CDS encoding DsrE family protein, which yields MTGYAIVLASGELERVQAVSMIGSIAAASDVPVQVFATMNGLTAFERETVESGDFDVAGEAGYAMLQSEGDQVPLFTEQLTQAKELGPLEVYACEMVMDLMGNGIDDYVDVFDGVLGVSGFLQKAKDKQVLFV from the coding sequence ATGACTGGCTATGCAATCGTTCTCGCCTCCGGCGAGCTAGAGCGCGTACAGGCAGTGAGCATGATCGGCTCGATCGCGGCGGCCTCGGACGTCCCCGTTCAGGTCTTCGCGACGATGAACGGGCTGACGGCCTTCGAACGCGAGACCGTCGAGAGCGGTGACTTCGACGTGGCTGGCGAGGCCGGCTACGCGATGTTGCAGTCCGAGGGCGACCAGGTCCCGCTGTTCACCGAGCAGCTGACCCAGGCCAAGGAACTGGGTCCCCTCGAAGTGTACGCCTGCGAGATGGTGATGGACCTCATGGGCAACGGCATCGACGACTACGTCGACGTCTTCGACGGCGTACTGGGTGTCTCCGGCTTCCTCCAGAAAGCGAAGGACAAGCAGGTGCTGTTCGTCTGA
- a CDS encoding sulfurtransferase TusA family protein: MSESISPDVVVDSRGATCPGPLMDLIGKIKKVDADTVIELQTSDNGSRSDVPEWTDEAGHEMLDVVEHDDYWSLYVRTTE; this comes from the coding sequence ATGAGTGAATCCATCTCCCCAGACGTCGTGGTCGACTCCCGTGGCGCGACCTGCCCGGGTCCGCTGATGGACCTGATCGGCAAGATCAAGAAAGTCGACGCCGACACCGTGATCGAACTCCAGACCAGTGACAACGGCTCCCGAAGCGACGTGCCCGAGTGGACCGACGAAGCCGGCCACGAGATGCTCGACGTCGTCGAACACGACGACTACTGGAGTCTCTACGTCAGAACGACCGAGTGA
- a CDS encoding DUF1641 domain-containing protein: MSEAQQEPTPEDVDFQSLVAENPEEAARLLERLDEVNELLDVASLLTAAADDEMVQSVTETTTNLGMAADGMATDELVRLGDAVGENADDLAEGLEGLARLQRTGTLDDLLALAEVASLLTAAMDDEMVMSLSNLGSQLGGVADTAAEEDVSRGLESVLHAVGDATSEEVEPVGAIGLAKAMRDPEVKAGLGVALALLKGLGRNVATGT, encoded by the coding sequence ATGAGCGAAGCCCAGCAGGAACCGACGCCCGAAGACGTCGACTTCCAGTCGCTCGTGGCCGAGAACCCCGAGGAGGCGGCCCGCTTGCTCGAACGCCTCGACGAGGTCAACGAACTGCTCGACGTCGCCTCGTTGCTGACCGCCGCGGCCGACGACGAGATGGTCCAGTCGGTGACCGAGACGACCACCAATCTCGGAATGGCCGCCGACGGGATGGCGACTGACGAACTGGTCCGGCTGGGCGACGCCGTCGGCGAGAACGCCGACGACCTCGCGGAGGGGCTGGAGGGGCTGGCTCGCCTCCAGCGGACCGGGACGCTGGACGATCTGCTCGCGCTTGCGGAGGTCGCCTCGTTGCTGACGGCGGCGATGGACGACGAGATGGTGATGAGCCTCTCGAATCTCGGCTCGCAACTGGGCGGCGTGGCCGACACGGCCGCCGAAGAAGACGTCTCTCGCGGACTGGAATCGGTGCTGCACGCCGTCGGCGACGCCACCAGCGAGGAGGTCGAGCCCGTCGGCGCGATCGGTCTCGCTAAAGCGATGCGCGATCCCGAGGTCAAGGCCGGGCTGGGCGTCGCGCTCGCGCTCCTGAAGGGGCTCGGCCGGAACGTTGCGACCGGTACCTGA
- a CDS encoding APC family permease: MADPAADGGPVGENVAGETPADEPESVTDETTVYEDDVELERTIGLVGGLAIGIGTMIGAGIFVFPGLAATEAGPAAALSFAIGGVIALLVALPTSELATAMPRSGGGYYFVSRSMGTSYGAIVGLGLWLGLVFASAFYLVGLGHYIVAVLAEVGISLAGLPVPPHVLLGLLFAVALTGLSVGGTENTAKLQNVIVVVLLAILTGFLTYGVLDAAGVFGDQTVPEEFFSQGQLPVLTTAALVFTSYLGFAQVATVAGEIKRPSRNLPLAMVGSVIVVTLFYVVTIFVATSSFGAERLGGFGETAMVEVARDLLGQPGAVLILFAGLLATFSSANASVLSASRSVYALSRDALLPRWASRINLRYGTPHIALGMAGGPILVLVATDQVEILAEVASFLHLVMYALICVALLVLRRRDPAWYDPDFRIPGYPVIPILGALASAGLIAFMNRASIVIGAAIMAGSYLWFRYYAADVQLRGDV; this comes from the coding sequence ATGGCCGATCCGGCTGCCGATGGTGGCCCCGTCGGCGAAAACGTCGCAGGCGAGACACCCGCCGACGAGCCCGAGTCCGTCACCGACGAGACGACCGTCTACGAGGACGACGTCGAGTTAGAACGGACCATCGGGCTCGTCGGCGGGCTGGCGATCGGGATCGGGACCATGATCGGGGCGGGGATCTTCGTCTTTCCGGGGCTGGCGGCCACCGAGGCCGGGCCCGCGGCCGCGCTCTCCTTTGCCATCGGCGGCGTCATCGCGCTCCTGGTCGCGCTGCCGACCTCCGAACTGGCGACGGCGATGCCCAGGAGCGGCGGCGGCTACTACTTCGTCTCCCGGAGCATGGGGACGTCCTACGGCGCCATCGTGGGCCTCGGATTGTGGCTCGGCCTGGTCTTCGCGTCGGCCTTTTACCTGGTCGGCCTGGGCCACTACATCGTGGCCGTCCTCGCGGAAGTCGGCATCTCGTTGGCCGGGCTCCCGGTACCCCCGCACGTCCTGCTCGGGCTGCTCTTCGCTGTCGCACTGACTGGGCTGAGCGTCGGCGGAACCGAGAACACCGCGAAACTGCAGAACGTAATCGTGGTCGTCTTGCTGGCTATCCTCACGGGCTTTCTGACCTACGGCGTCCTCGACGCTGCCGGCGTGTTCGGCGACCAGACCGTCCCCGAGGAGTTCTTCTCCCAGGGCCAACTGCCCGTGTTGACGACCGCGGCACTGGTGTTCACTTCCTATCTCGGGTTCGCTCAGGTCGCAACGGTCGCCGGCGAGATCAAGAGACCCAGTCGGAACCTCCCCCTGGCGATGGTCGGCTCGGTGATCGTCGTCACCCTGTTCTACGTGGTGACTATCTTCGTCGCGACCAGTTCCTTTGGGGCCGAACGACTGGGCGGGTTCGGCGAGACAGCGATGGTCGAGGTCGCGCGCGATCTCCTGGGCCAACCAGGCGCCGTACTGATTCTGTTCGCGGGGCTGCTGGCCACGTTTTCGAGTGCGAACGCTTCGGTCCTCAGCGCCTCGCGCTCGGTGTACGCGCTGAGCCGCGACGCGCTGCTCCCGCGGTGGGCCAGCCGGATCAATCTCCGCTACGGCACGCCCCACATCGCCCTGGGGATGGCCGGCGGGCCGATCCTCGTCCTCGTCGCCACCGACCAGGTCGAGATCCTCGCGGAAGTGGCCTCGTTCTTGCACCTGGTGATGTACGCGCTGATCTGCGTGGCGTTGCTCGTCCTGCGCCGCCGGGATCCGGCGTGGTACGATCCAGACTTTCGGATCCCCGGCTACCCAGTGATACCGATCCTGGGCGCCCTCGCCAGCGCCGGCCTGATCGCCTTCATGAACCGCGCTTCGATCGTGATCGGCGCTGCGATCATGGCGGGGTCCTATCTGTGGTTTCGCTACTACGCGGCCGACGTGCAACTCAGAGGTGACGTCTAA
- a CDS encoding GNAT family N-acetyltransferase: MTNGELAIRRFSPGDGERIQELNERAMAETPEYVTGAPEDDLQAVPSHYLDGSGEFLVGTVSGTLVAMGAYTTLDGWKTSFFDSERTAELTRMRVDPEWQGKGVGTAVYCELQRRARTDGYHRFVLDTGSANERARLFYEHHGFECISEEAVEFGDLTLDLALYENRFVD; the protein is encoded by the coding sequence ATGACGAATGGAGAACTCGCTATCAGGCGGTTTAGTCCCGGTGACGGTGAGCGGATTCAGGAGTTGAACGAACGTGCGATGGCTGAGACGCCGGAGTACGTCACTGGCGCACCTGAGGACGACTTGCAAGCTGTTCCGAGCCACTATCTGGACGGATCGGGCGAGTTTCTTGTTGGCACTGTCTCGGGGACTCTTGTCGCCATGGGCGCGTACACGACTCTGGACGGGTGGAAAACGTCGTTTTTCGACAGCGAGAGAACCGCCGAACTCACTCGGATGCGTGTGGACCCGGAATGGCAGGGTAAAGGGGTCGGAACTGCCGTCTACTGCGAGTTACAGCGGCGCGCACGGACTGACGGATACCACCGATTCGTCCTTGACACGGGTTCGGCGAACGAACGCGCACGACTGTTCTACGAACACCACGGTTTCGAGTGTATCTCCGAGGAAGCTGTCGAGTTCGGGGACCTGACGCTCGACCTCGCGCTGTACGAGAATCGATTCGTCGATTGA
- a CDS encoding universal stress protein: protein MTDRPSILVPIRILEGESIPDGVPKLLADTNVVLLGYHVIPEQTAPGQARMQFEERATARMDELEALFENAGATVERRLVFTHNAQQTLNRLGHEENCLATLLPATVGDLDDVLVAVRGTVGIDRLARVVAGVFAGFGATMTLYHVAREGESDADAQTLLDGLADRLVDRGFDDARIETRIESEQDPLDAIIDATVDFDALVMGESDPTLATFVFGLPADQIAEQFLGPVFVVQREPPEGGEEDGAAE, encoded by the coding sequence ATGACAGACAGACCATCCATACTCGTCCCGATCCGCATCCTGGAGGGTGAATCGATCCCCGACGGCGTCCCGAAACTGCTGGCCGATACGAACGTCGTCCTGCTGGGCTATCACGTCATCCCCGAACAGACCGCACCCGGGCAGGCCCGGATGCAGTTCGAGGAGCGCGCGACCGCCCGGATGGACGAACTCGAAGCCCTGTTCGAGAACGCCGGAGCGACCGTCGAGCGACGGCTCGTGTTCACGCACAACGCCCAGCAGACGCTCAACCGCCTCGGCCACGAGGAGAACTGTCTGGCCACCCTCCTCCCCGCCACAGTCGGCGACCTGGACGACGTCCTCGTTGCCGTCCGCGGAACCGTCGGTATCGACCGCCTGGCACGGGTCGTGGCCGGCGTCTTCGCCGGCTTCGGGGCGACGATGACGCTGTATCACGTCGCCCGCGAGGGTGAGAGCGACGCCGACGCCCAGACACTGCTGGACGGCCTGGCCGACAGGCTGGTCGACCGCGGGTTCGACGATGCCCGCATCGAGACGCGGATCGAGAGCGAGCAGGACCCGCTGGACGCGATCATCGACGCGACGGTCGACTTCGACGCGCTCGTGATGGGCGAATCCGACCCCACGCTCGCCACGTTCGTCTTCGGACTCCCCGCAGACCAGATCGCCGAGCAGTTTCTGGGTCCCGTGTTCGTCGTCCAGCGGGAGCCACCGGAAGGCGGGGAAGAGGACGGAGCTGCGGAGTGA
- a CDS encoding DNA polymerase sliding clamp: MFNAIVSADTLQSTLDSVSVLVDECKIHLEDDGLEIRAVDPANVGMVDLSLSAAAFESYETDGGLIGVNLSRLEDIAGMADSDQLIHLELDEETRKLHIAIDGLEYTLALINPDSIRQEPDLPDLDLPARIVLEGRDIDRAVKASDMVSDHIELGVDDTEEVFYVDAEGDTDDVHLELTVEDLIDLTAGEASSLFSLDYLKDMNKAIPKDAEVTIELGEEFPVKLHFEIAEGQGQVTYMLAPRVQSD, translated from the coding sequence ATGTTCAACGCGATCGTCAGTGCTGACACGCTGCAGTCGACGCTCGACTCCGTCAGCGTGCTGGTCGACGAATGCAAGATTCACCTGGAGGACGACGGGCTTGAGATCCGGGCCGTCGACCCCGCAAACGTCGGGATGGTCGATCTCTCGCTGAGTGCCGCCGCCTTCGAATCCTACGAGACCGACGGCGGACTCATCGGCGTCAATCTCTCCCGGCTCGAAGATATCGCCGGGATGGCCGACTCCGACCAGTTGATCCACCTCGAACTCGACGAGGAGACCCGCAAACTCCACATCGCTATCGACGGCCTGGAGTACACCCTCGCGCTGATCAACCCCGATTCGATCCGCCAGGAGCCCGATCTGCCGGATCTGGATCTGCCTGCCCGGATCGTCCTCGAAGGCCGGGATATCGACCGCGCGGTCAAGGCCTCGGACATGGTGAGCGACCACATCGAGCTAGGCGTCGACGACACTGAGGAAGTCTTCTACGTCGACGCCGAGGGCGACACCGACGACGTCCATCTCGAACTCACAGTGGAAGATCTGATCGACCTTACCGCTGGGGAGGCCAGTTCGCTGTTCTCGCTGGACTACCTCAAGGACATGAACAAGGCCATCCCGAAAGACGCCGAGGTCACGATCGAACTCGGCGAGGAGTTCCCCGTCAAGCTTCACTTCGAGATCGCCGAGGGCCAGGGACAAGTCACGTACATGCTCGCCCCGCGCGTCCAGAGCGACTGA